The Candidatus Binatia bacterium genome window below encodes:
- a CDS encoding DUF4255 domain-containing protein, producing the protein MATHRAIAATSQALLGLLRDACPRSEFPKADFQLYQNADFEKPMEEGISLYLYRVAVNGSVRNMPPRLGPDGRRYRPSLPVDLHYLLTAWAKDPEEQQRLLGWSIRALEDMPILPAGLLNYKMPETETFHPNETVELICEPLSLQDWTAVWDKLKPKVQTSMAYVVRMIAIESTVELSDGAPMQTRVFDSGKGPTP; encoded by the coding sequence TTGGCCACTCACCGCGCGATTGCCGCGACTAGTCAAGCCCTATTGGGATTGTTGAGAGACGCTTGTCCGCGGTCCGAATTCCCGAAAGCGGATTTTCAGCTTTATCAGAACGCCGATTTCGAAAAGCCGATGGAAGAAGGCATCTCGCTGTACCTTTACCGGGTGGCTGTCAATGGATCCGTGCGCAACATGCCGCCGCGGCTCGGACCGGATGGTCGCCGCTATCGTCCTTCACTCCCGGTGGACCTCCACTATCTGCTCACTGCCTGGGCAAAAGACCCTGAAGAACAGCAACGGTTGCTTGGCTGGAGCATCCGGGCATTGGAAGACATGCCGATCCTGCCGGCTGGGTTGTTGAACTATAAAATGCCAGAGACTGAGACCTTTCATCCGAACGAAACCGTTGAGTTGATTTGTGAACCACTCTCTTTGCAAGATTGGACGGCCGTCTGGGACAAACTTAAACCGAAAGTTCAAACCTCGATGGCCTATGTCGTCCGGATGATCGCGATTGAATCGACCGTCGAGTTGTCCGATGGGGCTCCAATGCAGACGCGGGTGTTCGATTCAGGCAAGGGGCCGACACCATGA
- a CDS encoding sigma 54-interacting transcriptional regulator: MATVSLKDKPLIEALVGESEIFRRAVEKTALLARSDATVLISGETGTGKELFARAIHYQGPRKDKPFIPVNCGALPDHLFENELFGHEKGAFTDASSAEKGLIAEAEGGTLLLDEIDTLSLSAQVKLLRFLQSWEYRPLGCSKSTVADVRVVAATNADLRQRMELKFLRQDLYYRLNTLSLSIPSLRERIGDIPCLTSYFIARYANQNGRPASELSAEVLRALMAYSWPGNVRELECAVQRAMTLNTSGTLRWEDFDLPTSLAVEIPEQGSLREAKTKAVAEFERSYLSNLLTTCRGNITQAAKAAGKERRSFQRLVRKYGLERHSFQI; encoded by the coding sequence ATGGCCACCGTCTCCTTGAAGGACAAACCTCTGATCGAGGCATTAGTCGGCGAAAGTGAAATTTTCCGGCGGGCGGTTGAGAAGACCGCGCTGCTGGCCCGCTCCGATGCCACCGTGTTGATCTCCGGCGAAACCGGAACGGGCAAGGAGCTATTTGCGCGAGCCATTCACTACCAGGGTCCGCGAAAGGACAAGCCGTTCATTCCGGTCAATTGCGGCGCTCTGCCGGATCATCTGTTTGAAAACGAGCTTTTTGGACATGAAAAGGGGGCGTTTACCGACGCATCTTCGGCTGAAAAGGGGCTGATTGCCGAAGCGGAAGGAGGGACCCTTCTTCTGGATGAAATCGATACGCTGAGCTTGTCCGCTCAAGTCAAGCTGCTCCGCTTTCTGCAAAGCTGGGAATATCGGCCGCTCGGCTGCTCTAAAAGCACCGTCGCCGACGTTCGAGTCGTCGCCGCCACCAATGCGGATCTGAGGCAACGCATGGAACTCAAATTCCTACGGCAGGATCTCTATTACCGTCTGAACACGCTGTCGCTTTCCATACCGTCTCTGCGGGAACGGATCGGCGATATTCCTTGCCTCACGTCATACTTTATCGCTCGATACGCCAATCAAAATGGCCGGCCCGCTTCGGAACTCTCCGCCGAAGTTTTGCGCGCGCTGATGGCTTATTCCTGGCCGGGAAACGTCAGGGAGTTGGAATGCGCGGTTCAAAGAGCCATGACCTTGAATACTTCCGGAACGCTTCGGTGGGAGGATTTCGATCTGCCGACTTCCCTCGCCGTGGAGATACCGGAGCAGGGCTCGCTCCGCGAGGCAAAGACAAAAGCCGTGGCGGAATTCGAGCGCAGCTACCTATCGAATCTCTTGACCACCTGCCGGGGGAACATCACTCAGGCGGCCAAGGCCGCCGGTAAAGAGCGCCGATCGTTCCAGCGGCTGGTGCGTAAATACGGCCTCGAGCGACACTCCTTTCAAATTTAG